A portion of the Cryptomeria japonica chromosome 5, Sugi_1.0, whole genome shotgun sequence genome contains these proteins:
- the LOC131042222 gene encoding G-type lectin S-receptor-like serine/threonine-protein kinase At2g19130 translates to MELKIATRNFRSKLASDGLGLMFKESLTNGMLVAVKKLEGLRQYERQFRAKISSVGNIQYANLIRFRGFCAEGSRGLLVYEYMPNGPLNYLPFTCNSKSKWNVLDWLIQLYIASSTVRGLVYLHKESIGDVKPESILLDDNFSPVLEDFGLAKVVGTDFHLY, encoded by the coding sequence ATGGAGTTGAAGATTGCAACAAGGAATTTCAGGTCTAAGTTGGCTAGCGATGGATTAGGCTTGATGTTCAAAGAATCTCTAACTAATGGTATGCTTGTGGCAGTAAAGAAACTGGAAGGTTTAAGACAATATGAGAGGCAATTCCGAGCAAAAATTAGTTCTGTTGGCAACATACAATATGCAAATTTGATCAGGTTTCGAGGATTTTGTGCAGAAGGATCTAGAGGGTTACTGGTTTATGAGTACATGCCCAATGGTCCTCTAAATTACCTACCATTCACTTGTAATTCCAAAAGTAAATGGAATGTATTGGATTGGTTGATCCAATTATATATCGCTTCAAGCACGGTACGAGGTTTAGTTTATCTCCATAAGGAAAGCATAGGTGATGTAAAGCCTGAAAGCATTCTTTTGGACGATAATTTTTCACCCGTGTTGGAAGATTTTGGGTTGGCAAAGGTTGTGGGTACAGATTTCCACCTGTACTAG